From a single Solidesulfovibrio fructosivorans JJ] genomic region:
- a CDS encoding bifunctional nucleoside/nucleotide kinase/histidine phosphatase family protein — protein MARPRKLYIAMVGLPAMGKSTVGAKIKENLEKDDIKVGIFNNGDVRRRMIPGNTSNPDFYNPANIHAAGLRERIAAVNFAEAKAYLSTEGDIAILDATNVSRKRRETLRAHLPNHPILFIECINDDPELLALSIARKTRLPEFSTLSEAEARKSFVTRIGYYRHIYEPPDEVHDLVRLDTLNNRILFERISAGLPYYGRIRDLLMSDWIKNLFLVRHAESEYNVRDMVGGNSNLTDKGRKQAWALSRHFIGTPLPYIFTSSLTRTLEMAEPLLETRKGQTTHHAFPEFDEIDVGECDGMSYAEIERTRPDLFAARTRNKYNFVYPGGEGYATMAGRVYRGVKKALYLSGNSEHIMIIGHQAVNRMILSDFLFRRAEDVPYIFIPQDKYFHIVSTQTKKLFELRKF, from the coding sequence ATGGCCAGGCCGCGCAAGCTCTACATCGCCATGGTGGGGCTGCCGGCCATGGGCAAGTCCACCGTCGGCGCCAAGATCAAGGAGAACCTGGAAAAGGACGACATCAAGGTCGGGATCTTCAACAACGGCGACGTGCGCCGGCGCATGATCCCGGGCAACACGTCCAACCCCGACTTCTACAACCCGGCCAACATCCACGCGGCCGGGCTGCGCGAACGCATCGCGGCGGTCAATTTCGCCGAGGCCAAAGCCTACCTTTCCACCGAAGGCGACATCGCCATCCTCGACGCCACCAACGTCTCCCGCAAACGGCGGGAGACGTTGCGGGCCCATCTGCCCAACCACCCCATCCTTTTTATCGAGTGCATCAACGACGACCCCGAGCTTTTGGCCCTGTCCATCGCCCGCAAGACCAGGCTCCCGGAATTTTCCACTCTGTCCGAGGCCGAGGCGAGAAAAAGCTTCGTCACCCGCATCGGCTACTACCGCCACATCTACGAGCCGCCGGACGAGGTCCACGACCTGGTGCGCCTGGACACGCTCAACAACCGCATTCTCTTCGAGCGCATCTCGGCCGGCCTGCCCTACTACGGCCGCATTCGCGACCTGCTCATGTCCGACTGGATCAAGAACCTCTTTCTGGTGCGCCACGCCGAAAGCGAATACAACGTGCGCGACATGGTGGGCGGCAACTCGAACCTGACCGACAAGGGCCGCAAACAGGCCTGGGCGCTCTCCCGCCATTTCATCGGCACGCCCCTGCCCTACATCTTCACCAGTTCGCTCACCCGCACCCTGGAGATGGCCGAGCCGCTCCTGGAGACGCGCAAGGGCCAGACCACCCACCACGCCTTCCCGGAATTCGACGAGATCGACGTGGGCGAATGCGACGGCATGAGCTACGCCGAGATCGAGCGCACGCGGCCGGACCTTTTCGCGGCCCGGACCCGCAACAAGTACAACTTCGTCTACCCCGGCGGCGAGGGCTACGCCACCATGGCCGGCCGGGTCTACCGGGGCGTGAAAAAGGCCCTCTATTTGAGCGGCAATTCCGAGCACATCATGATTATCGGCCACCAGGCCGTCAACCGCATGATCCTCTCGGATTTCCTGTTCCGCCGGGCCGAGGACGTGCCCTATATCTTCATCCCCCAGGACAAGTACTTCCACATCGTCTCGACCCAGACGAAAAAGCTGTTCGAGCTCAGAAAGTTTTAA